DNA from Onthophagus taurus isolate NC chromosome 2, IU_Otau_3.0, whole genome shotgun sequence:
AAACTTTGTTTTACATTTCCCCATCAATTACTgtaagtcaaaaaaaaattgtttgttaaaactagtaacaaattttctttaaacagAGGTATTTGGATTCAACAAGAAAAGGAATTACTCCAAGAAGTAGCTGGAATGGGCGAATTACGCGAACCTTGGCATTCCCGTCAAGTGGAGCTTTTAGATCGTCACTTACAATTGTTAAGGTTATATTCTCAAGCTCGGGAAACTTTGCAAAATCATAAGGGTCGTTTATTTAAACCAAGTTCTCGAAAAAACGATCGTAGTTTGGAGTTTGCGCCGATTAATTTGCATTTACAACGAATGTGGGTTCATAATGATACTTTAAATAAAGCTGGTTTTTATGATTGGATTACTGTAGGAGCTTTCACCGCTCATTCgcataaatcgaaaaatgGTGGTCTTATAAAGtaattttcacaatttttttttggtgtcaattaaaatttttttttgtgtagatTAGTTCAACAATTGAAAGAATCCCCAATTCGCGctaatttaaattatcaaataaCTACAAAAGTTTCGATGGCGAATGACGCGATTCAAGCGATTAAGCAGTTACGTAAAGAAGTGGTTGAAGCAATGAAAACTTTAATGAGATTAGCCAAAGAAAAGCAAACGGTGGGAATGTTACCGATTTGCGACGATATGATTAGTAAGTCAAGAATTTTATTGAGTTTATGGGATCCTGGGTTGGTTGAAGAGGCACTTAGTTTTATAGAAGAACACAAATTGGTTGTAACAGACGACTCAGGAGTAAGCGACGACTTTTTAGATCCAAATGGAAAACCAAATATGGTTTTATCCCCGTTTAAACGCATTACGCAACAATTAACGAGTTTGGATTTAAAGAGTCCCGACTTGGATGATTTTGCAACACCATGTACGCCTAGAAATATTGAGAGTATTTGGTCGTCACCAAATTATCCGTTGGaggataataaaaaagaagaaaaaattgaagagaacgaagaaaatataaatgcCCCATTTCCTGATGAAacaaatttcgaaatttttccCGATTGTAACGAAGATTCAATTAATTCAAGCGAACAGAGTTTGCaacattttaattctttaacaaCTAACGGTGAAGAatcaaaatgttgtttattagAACCAGAACaaggaaaattatttttagacaCTCACGTTATGTGTAGTTCACCATCTGCGAATTATTATAAACCAACGGATGAACCGGAACCTTGGGATATAACCCAATTAAACATCGAAGCTAGTGTAATGTGTTTAGTGAGTaaggtaaaatttttgtgtGGACGTTGTGGTAGCCCTGCAGTTCGACTTAGGCAAAACCAAAGATCAAAAAAacctataaataatttaatttcaaatcaagataaaatcgaatcaaaaaatgataatccCATTAATAAAGTAATGAAAAACGGAAATAAATTTACGGATGGTTTGGATTTAACGAAAATCAATGATTGGGCTGCGGAATTAAGACCGGCAATGAGAAAATTACGTCAAGCTATGGatggtttattaaaaaccGCTCGTTTAACTCATTCAGTATTTCGTGTACAAGATGATCCAAAAGCAGCCCAACGAGTTTGTAACGTTCAATATCGGAGGGATGTTTGTTTTTCGCAATCGCTTACTTCTTTAGTAACCGGTTTGATGACACGTCTTTGGTGCCACAAACCAGATCCGGCTTTTGTAACTTGTTTAGTCTCATTAGGACCGTTGGCAAGTTTTGAATGTCTTTTAAGTTATCACGGAAATGAAATCGATATGTGGGGTGATATGTCTGTTGCTGTTGAAGATTTACGAACGGTTATGTTTACATTGGTTCGTTCAAATTCGACCGATAAAAATCCAATACCGAAACTAACCGGTTGTAGAAATTCTTTAACGGTAGCACTTCCGGTACCTGATGCTTTTTATCGTTTAATTCCAAGTCGACAAGTTGTCTCGTTTCACGTAACTCCagtgttttttaatatcgGAATAAACGAAATGGCTACTATTGCTGAGGGCATTGGAGCGACTCGATCTCAAGAACGATCGAATATTGATAATTTCGAACGACTAAACGAATATTATTTGAGATATCGAAAGTTGAATATGCCGGAAAACTGCGGGTTTAATAGTAGTAACGGCGGGAGGGTTAATTCTTCAACTCAAAAACCTTTAGGGGAGATTTTGGATCATTTAAAGACCAGCGTGCATTTaggaaaatcgaaaaatgtggaaattttACATTTGGCGGGACAAATTTGTAGACAAATGAAaggtaaattttattgtaataaaagaaatattaaaactgctttatttttattacaggGCTACGTTTTACCAGTTGTAAAAGTGCTAAAGATAGAACTGGAATGTCTGTTACTTTAGAGGCGTGCCAGATTTTAGCAGATGAATATCATTTGGCAGAACATGAATTTCAAAAAGCTTTAGATTGCATGAGAAGGTAATTTTTAATGGctcattaaaattttgttatatattaaatttatttgttgtagTGAGGGTTGTAGAAGAGAAAATACTATGAAAAACACAGGAG
Protein-coding regions in this window:
- the LOC111426837 gene encoding inositol polyphosphate-4-phosphatase type I A isoform X2 — translated: MRFNKLELETLATQPTSKFEKEGVLYIRERQEGFFRKSEINLERWCRLRGNLLFYFKSKDPWSEPIGVIVLEQCQVRMDPPMATTPISADGHFPFYLVFDGGLCQSLAATSDGERSSWMDAIRGASYEGIRAEMHALRQCIERRRNHKPLVDLSIWRLQRGHVIDMSELPLCEVSLACDNLLCDGHGRPPNPTLVVDVYMPSTKVWVQYARTEIIERSSNPGFLSTVSFRSSDGLTGDSRIRFTVFDVRERVSHTAIPLGTACVLLSAIQDSSRLRIPLLSRSQTTVGFLTLSAWSLEAEDRGSSTEHTPCRVPTHGNSQIWSHRRSQSLPPRLGVKMRLPSQAELKLLFSSCYLQTYRFHSGLGGDICVHELMAESKLCFTFPHQLLGIWIQQEKELLQEVAGMGELREPWHSRQVELLDRHLQLLRLYSQARETLQNHKGRLFKPSSRKNDRSLEFAPINLHLQRMWVHNDTLNKAGFYDWITVGAFTAHSHKSKNGGLIKLVQQLKESPIRANLNYQITTKVSMANDAIQAIKQLRKEVVEAMKTLMRLAKEKQTVGMLPICDDMISKSRILLSLWDPGLVEEALSFIEEHKLVVTDDSGVSDDFLDPNGKPNMVLSPFKRITQQLTSLDLKSPDLDDFATPCTPRNIESIWSSPNYPLEDNKKEEKIEENEENINAPFPDETNFEIFPDCNEDSINSSEQSLQHFNSLTTNGEESKCCLLEPEQGKLFLDTHVMCSSPSANYYKPTDEPEPWDITQLNIEASVMCLVSKVKFLCGRCGSPAVRLRQNQRSKKPINNLISNQDKIESKNDNPINKVMKNGNKFTDGLDLTKINDWAAELRPAMRKLRQAMDGLLKTARLTHSVFRVQDDPKAAQRVCNVQYRRDVCFSQSLTSLVTGLMTRLWCHKPDPAFVTCLVSLGPLASFECLLSYHGNEIDMWGDMSVAVEDLRTVMFTLVRSNSTDKNPIPKLTGCRNSLTVALPVPDAFYRLIPSRQVVSFHVTPVFFNIGINEMATIAEGIGATRSQERSNIDNFERLNEYYLRYRKLNMPENCGFNSSNGGRVNSSTQKPLGEILDHLKTSVHLGKSKNVEILHLAGQICRQMKGLRFTSCKSAKDRTGMSVTLEACQILADEYHLAEHEFQKALDCMRSEGCRRENTMKNTGVRKYAFNSLQILALPKLYRPPAGTYGSAQT
- the LOC111426837 gene encoding inositol polyphosphate-4-phosphatase type I A isoform X1, translated to MRFNKLELETLATQPTSKFEKEGVLYIRERQEGFFRKSERRKKENQKRLRNLSCVGGVSKVNLERWCRLRGNLLFYFKSKDPWSEPIGVIVLEQCQVRMDPPMATTPISADGHFPFYLVFDGGLCQSLAATSDGERSSWMDAIRGASYEGIRAEMHALRQCIERRRNHKPLVDLSIWRLQRGHVIDMSELPLCEVSLACDNLLCDGHGRPPNPTLVVDVYMPSTKVWVQYARTEIIERSSNPGFLSTVSFRSSDGLTGDSRIRFTVFDVRERVSHTAIPLGTACVLLSAIQDSSRLRIPLLSRSQTTVGFLTLSAWSLEAEDRGSSTEHTPCRVPTHGNSQIWSHRRSQSLPPRLGVKMRLPSQAELKLLFSSCYLQTYRFHSGLGGDICVHELMAESKLCFTFPHQLLGIWIQQEKELLQEVAGMGELREPWHSRQVELLDRHLQLLRLYSQARETLQNHKGRLFKPSSRKNDRSLEFAPINLHLQRMWVHNDTLNKAGFYDWITVGAFTAHSHKSKNGGLIKLVQQLKESPIRANLNYQITTKVSMANDAIQAIKQLRKEVVEAMKTLMRLAKEKQTVGMLPICDDMISKSRILLSLWDPGLVEEALSFIEEHKLVVTDDSGVSDDFLDPNGKPNMVLSPFKRITQQLTSLDLKSPDLDDFATPCTPRNIESIWSSPNYPLEDNKKEEKIEENEENINAPFPDETNFEIFPDCNEDSINSSEQSLQHFNSLTTNGEESKCCLLEPEQGKLFLDTHVMCSSPSANYYKPTDEPEPWDITQLNIEASVMCLVSKVKFLCGRCGSPAVRLRQNQRSKKPINNLISNQDKIESKNDNPINKVMKNGNKFTDGLDLTKINDWAAELRPAMRKLRQAMDGLLKTARLTHSVFRVQDDPKAAQRVCNVQYRRDVCFSQSLTSLVTGLMTRLWCHKPDPAFVTCLVSLGPLASFECLLSYHGNEIDMWGDMSVAVEDLRTVMFTLVRSNSTDKNPIPKLTGCRNSLTVALPVPDAFYRLIPSRQVVSFHVTPVFFNIGINEMATIAEGIGATRSQERSNIDNFERLNEYYLRYRKLNMPENCGFNSSNGGRVNSSTQKPLGEILDHLKTSVHLGKSKNVEILHLAGQICRQMKGLRFTSCKSAKDRTGMSVTLEACQILADEYHLAEHEFQKALDCMRSEGCRRENTMKNTGVRKYAFNSLQILALPKLYRPPAGTYGSAQT